A genomic window from Tolypothrix sp. PCC 7910 includes:
- a CDS encoding NAD(P)/FAD-dependent oxidoreductase, translating into MKEILYLEVPTPDMAAVRSWLQADFQPDNGEKINTPDGFRLKVSADTTTAEVPISENLPTELSIFVWSVQRTTYLKVFRWADRPFPQEKQILHRLITDIRSRFPHNYLEPPVIDLSKQSIFDALQPHYPLTVKYFQKMPNGEYDLTRAYWWEQRWREGVRNPQQPRQFVFSHRGDWGLGTGERGLGITSPSSPSYDIIYIGGALGAIHAAVMAKLGYKVLLIERMPFGRMNREWNISRDELQSLINLGLVTHAELETVIAREYKDGFNKFFDANNPRKLRSPVLHTPTVLNIALDSDKWLQMCGQKLRAAGGEIWDETEFLRADIYKTQVLVNVKHLPSQAEKQVSGRLLVDAMGTASPIAWQLNGGRAFDSVCPTVGAVIDKGFEPQVWDSQYGDVLYSHGDISRGRQLIWELFPGIGEELTIYLFHYHEVNPKNPGSLLEMYEDFFTILPEYRRCDVDKLVWKKPTFGYIPGHFSVGSSDRTVAFDRLIAIGDAASLQSPLVFTGFGSLVRNLERLTKLLDIALKHNLLSFRHLNRIRAYQSNVSVTWLFSKGMMVPTGKFLPPQRINSMLNTFFGLLADEPPDVADNFIKDRCDWFTFNRLAIKAARKNPALLLWIWELAGPKDLLRWLGNYFNFGSYALVSALLNGWFTSFLNQVGPWLEPRYPALWLRLLAINYAITTGKPRSPNQIAEVNPEGSIQNSEAQILN; encoded by the coding sequence ATGAAAGAAATCCTTTATTTAGAAGTTCCGACACCAGATATGGCCGCTGTACGCAGTTGGCTACAAGCAGATTTTCAACCAGACAATGGTGAAAAAATAAATACTCCAGATGGGTTTCGTCTGAAAGTATCTGCTGACACTACAACGGCTGAAGTACCGATTTCCGAAAATTTGCCAACGGAACTTTCTATATTTGTTTGGTCGGTACAGCGAACTACTTATTTAAAAGTTTTCCGTTGGGCAGATCGACCTTTTCCTCAAGAAAAGCAAATTCTACACCGCCTGATTACTGACATCAGAAGCCGCTTTCCTCATAACTACCTAGAACCCCCGGTTATTGATTTATCCAAACAATCAATATTTGATGCATTACAACCTCATTACCCCCTCACCGTCAAGTATTTTCAGAAAATGCCCAATGGGGAATATGACCTAACACGCGCCTACTGGTGGGAACAAAGATGGCGCGAAGGCGTAAGGAATCCACAGCAACCGCGACAGTTTGTGTTTTCGCATCGAGGGGACTGGGGATTGGGGACTGGGGAGCGGGGACTGGGGATAACATCTCCCTCATCCCCTAGCTACGACATCATCTACATCGGCGGTGCATTAGGTGCGATTCATGCGGCAGTAATGGCAAAATTGGGATATAAAGTTTTACTGATAGAACGGATGCCTTTTGGGCGGATGAATCGCGAATGGAATATTTCGCGTGATGAGCTGCAAAGCTTAATTAATTTAGGGTTGGTGACTCATGCTGAGTTAGAAACAGTCATCGCCCGCGAGTATAAAGATGGGTTCAATAAATTTTTTGATGCCAATAATCCCCGAAAATTGCGATCGCCTGTTTTGCATACTCCCACCGTGCTTAATATTGCCCTCGACTCTGATAAATGGCTGCAAATGTGCGGTCAAAAGCTCCGTGCCGCAGGCGGTGAAATCTGGGATGAAACAGAGTTTCTGCGTGCTGATATTTATAAAACACAAGTTTTAGTTAATGTCAAGCATTTACCTAGTCAAGCCGAAAAGCAAGTAAGCGGACGGTTGTTAGTGGATGCGATGGGTACAGCTTCCCCAATTGCTTGGCAATTAAATGGCGGTCGGGCTTTTGACAGTGTTTGCCCTACAGTGGGTGCGGTAATTGATAAAGGATTTGAGCCGCAGGTTTGGGATTCTCAATATGGAGATGTTCTTTACAGCCACGGCGATATTTCTCGCGGTAGGCAATTAATTTGGGAATTATTTCCGGGAATTGGGGAAGAACTGACGATTTATTTGTTTCATTACCACGAAGTCAACCCCAAAAATCCTGGTTCCTTGTTAGAAATGTACGAGGACTTTTTCACGATTTTGCCGGAATATCGGCGCTGTGATGTAGACAAGCTGGTATGGAAAAAACCCACTTTTGGCTATATACCAGGGCATTTTAGTGTGGGAAGTAGCGATCGCACAGTTGCCTTTGATCGATTAATTGCGATCGGTGACGCTGCATCACTCCAGTCACCTCTCGTATTTACTGGCTTTGGTTCTCTAGTACGTAACTTAGAACGTCTCACAAAACTTTTAGATATCGCCCTCAAGCATAATCTGCTAAGTTTCCGCCATTTAAACCGAATCCGCGCCTACCAAAGTAACGTTTCGGTAACTTGGCTATTTTCTAAGGGCATGATGGTACCAACTGGTAAATTTTTACCACCCCAAAGAATCAACTCTATGCTGAATACCTTCTTTGGGCTATTGGCAGATGAACCCCCAGATGTCGCAGATAATTTCATTAAAGACCGATGCGATTGGTTCACCTTTAACCGCCTCGCCATCAAAGCAGCCCGCAAAAATCCAGCCCTGCTATTGTGGATTTGGGAACTAGCAGGGCCAAAAGATTTACTGCGTTGGCTGGGGAATTATTTTAACTTTGGTAGTTATGCCCTAGTCAGCGCTTTGTTGAATGGTTGGTTTACCAGCTTTCTTAATCAAGTAGGCCCTTGGCTAGAACCCCGCTATCCGGCGTTGTGGTTGCGGCTGTTAGCTATTAACTATGCCATTACTACAGGCAAGCCGCGATCGCCAAATCAAATAGCGGAAGTAAACCCAGAAGGCTCAATTCAAAACTCAGAAGCGCAAATTCTCAATTAG
- the dnaA gene encoding chromosomal replication initiator protein DnaA gives MEIPIDNLWSQVLERLQLELSRPTFETWIKTASAERLENNCLVICTPNPFARNWLQKYYINTIAHVVQDILGYPVEIYITVAQGNEMSPLHEREAPWELPPPTTTPESISKPQQTTHELNAKYVFSRFVVGANNRMAHAASLAVAESPGREFNPLFLCGGVGLGKTHLMQAIGHYRWEIRADSKIFYVSTEQFTNDLITAIRKDSMQSFREHYRAADILLVDDIQFLEGKEYTQEEFFHTFNTLHEAGKQVVIASDRPPNQIPRLQERLCSRFSMGLIADIQPPNLETRMAILQKKAEYENIRLSTDVIEYIASNYTSNIRELEGALIRALAYISIWGLPMTVESIAPVLETPSEKVAATPEVILKVVAENFDIAIEDLKSNSRRREISWARQIGMYLMRQHTDLSLPRIGEEFGGKDHTTVIYSCDKITQLRESDRTLVNTLRQLSDRINMNSRS, from the coding sequence ATGGAAATTCCGATAGACAATTTATGGAGTCAGGTATTAGAGCGCTTGCAGCTAGAATTATCCCGTCCTACCTTTGAAACTTGGATTAAAACTGCTAGTGCGGAACGATTAGAAAATAATTGTTTGGTAATCTGTACTCCTAATCCTTTTGCACGTAATTGGTTACAGAAATATTACATAAATACCATCGCTCATGTCGTCCAAGATATTCTCGGATATCCTGTAGAAATTTACATTACCGTTGCTCAAGGTAATGAAATGTCCCCTTTGCATGAACGCGAAGCGCCTTGGGAATTACCACCACCAACAACTACTCCAGAAAGCATTTCTAAACCTCAGCAAACCACCCATGAATTAAATGCTAAGTATGTCTTTTCACGCTTTGTAGTAGGTGCTAACAATCGTATGGCTCATGCTGCATCACTAGCGGTTGCAGAATCTCCTGGGAGAGAGTTTAATCCCTTGTTTTTATGTGGTGGTGTTGGTTTAGGTAAAACGCACCTCATGCAAGCTATTGGACATTATCGCTGGGAAATTCGTGCTGATTCAAAAATATTTTATGTGTCAACTGAACAGTTTACTAATGATTTAATCACAGCTATCCGTAAGGATAGTATGCAAAGTTTTCGAGAGCATTATCGGGCTGCTGATATCCTGTTAGTAGATGATATTCAGTTTCTAGAAGGCAAAGAGTACACTCAAGAAGAATTTTTTCATACTTTTAATACTTTACATGAAGCGGGTAAGCAAGTTGTCATCGCGTCCGATCGCCCTCCCAACCAAATTCCTCGTCTTCAAGAAAGACTTTGTTCTCGTTTTTCTATGGGGTTGATTGCTGATATACAACCACCAAATTTAGAAACAAGGATGGCAATTCTCCAGAAAAAGGCTGAATACGAAAATATTCGCCTTTCTACAGATGTAATTGAGTATATCGCCTCTAATTACACTTCTAATATTCGGGAATTAGAAGGCGCTTTAATTCGGGCGCTAGCTTATATCTCTATTTGGGGCTTACCTATGACAGTAGAAAGTATTGCCCCTGTTTTAGAAACTCCCAGCGAAAAAGTAGCAGCTACCCCAGAGGTAATTTTAAAGGTTGTGGCTGAGAATTTTGATATTGCAATTGAAGACTTAAAAAGCAACTCACGGCGCAGAGAAATTAGCTGGGCACGTCAAATAGGTATGTATCTAATGCGGCAACATACAGATCTGAGTTTGCCGAGAATTGGGGAAGAATTTGGGGGTAAAGATCATACAACGGTAATTTACAGTTGTGACAAAATTACTCAGCTACGAGAAAGCGATCGCACTTTAGTAAATACTCTCCGTCAACTGAGCGATCGCATCAATATGAATAGCCGTTCCTAA
- a CDS encoding glutathione S-transferase family protein, translating into MIKLYGHELSGNSYKAKLMLSLLSLDYEWIKVDLMVGAHKQPEFLELNSFGQVPLLVDGNTVLADAQAILVYLARQYGGERWLPLEPLPLAQVMRWLSTTAGEIRQGPESARLYHLFKTTSINIERANQKSEFILTQLNNHLGNREWLELGHPTIADVAVFPYVALAPDGNINLENYPNILSWIDRIKHLPGFVGMIGIEEPLTV; encoded by the coding sequence ATGATTAAGCTTTATGGTCACGAACTATCTGGCAACAGTTACAAAGCAAAATTAATGCTGTCTTTGCTGAGCTTAGATTACGAGTGGATTAAAGTTGATTTGATGGTAGGAGCACATAAGCAGCCAGAATTTTTAGAACTAAATTCCTTTGGACAGGTGCCTTTGTTAGTCGATGGCAATACAGTTTTGGCAGATGCCCAAGCAATTCTTGTATACTTGGCGCGGCAGTATGGCGGCGAGCGATGGTTACCTTTAGAACCTTTACCCCTAGCTCAGGTGATGCGCTGGTTATCAACCACTGCGGGAGAAATTCGCCAAGGCCCTGAATCAGCGCGGTTGTATCATTTATTCAAAACGACCAGCATTAACATAGAACGAGCAAATCAAAAATCAGAGTTCATCTTAACGCAACTCAACAATCACTTAGGAAATCGAGAATGGTTGGAATTAGGACATCCGACAATCGCTGATGTTGCAGTCTTTCCTTATGTTGCACTTGCGCCTGATGGCAATATTAATTTAGAAAATTACCCAAATATCCTTAGCTGGATTGATCGCATCAAACATCTTCCTGGTTTCGTAGGAATGATTGGCATTGAAGAACCTCTTACGGTTTAG
- a CDS encoding TetR/AcrR family transcriptional regulator → MPKETYIPCLLQLFRQYGYDGATLAKISEATGLGKASLYHHFPGGKDEMVEAVLDYLERWLVENILPSLQSEGDTVTKLQRMCDRLNELYEGGKQPCLFAILLLGSARDVFHHKVQELFQRWIDAITSVLIEAGMDKELAKQRAEDAAIAIQGSLILSQSLEDPTPFQRVIQQLPKELCRLVPI, encoded by the coding sequence ATGCCTAAAGAGACTTATATTCCTTGTCTGTTGCAACTATTTCGGCAGTATGGTTATGATGGCGCAACCCTAGCCAAAATTTCGGAGGCGACTGGACTAGGAAAAGCTAGCCTTTACCACCACTTCCCTGGCGGTAAAGATGAGATGGTGGAGGCAGTACTAGATTATCTAGAACGGTGGTTAGTAGAAAATATCCTGCCATCTCTTCAGAGTGAAGGCGATACTGTCACAAAATTGCAGCGGATGTGCGATCGCCTCAACGAACTTTATGAGGGTGGAAAGCAACCATGTCTATTTGCCATCTTGTTGCTAGGTTCAGCAAGAGATGTATTTCACCACAAAGTACAAGAATTATTTCAGCGTTGGATTGATGCGATCACCAGCGTATTAATTGAAGCGGGTATGGATAAAGAACTAGCCAAACAGCGAGCCGAAGATGCTGCGATCGCTATTCAAGGTTCACTCATTCTATCTCAAAGTTTGGAAGATCCAACTCCTTTTCAGCGGGTTATTCAGCAACTACCAAAAGAACTCTGTAGGCTTGTACCAATTTAA
- the cimA gene encoding citramalate synthase — MTKNPSPQIWLYDTTLRDGTQREGLSVSIEDKLRIAKRLDQLGIPFIEGGWPGANPKDVQFFWQLQEDPLKQSEIVAFCSTRRPNTTAASEPMLQAILAAGSRWVTIFGKSWDLHVTAGLKTTLEENLAMIRDTIEYLRSQGRRVIYDAEHWFDGYKHNPEYALQTLETAIASGAEWLVLCDTNGGALPHEVSQIVAAVISHLSFVLSPEPMTNDKAQSQSAGFRRSELCKTGQRTIPQIGIHTHNDSDMAVANALAAVMAGATMVQGTINGYGERCGNANLCSLIPNLQLKLGYGCIGEDELAQLTEASRFVSEVVNLAPDEHAPFVGRSAFAHKGGIHVSAVERNPLTYEHIQPEQVGNRRRIVISEQSGLSNVLAKARTFGIELDPNQPEARQILQKMKDLESEGYQFEAAEASFALLMHEALGNRPQFFEVKGFQVHCDLIEGKASSSALATIKVAVNGKNILEAAEGNGPVAALDAALRKALLNFYPQIADFELTDYKVRILNGHTGTAAKTRALVESGNGHQRWTTVGVSPNILEASYQAVVEGLEYGLLLHSQTEAQFPAIQKPKIENTKIAES, encoded by the coding sequence ATGACCAAAAATCCCTCACCTCAAATTTGGCTTTATGACACGACGCTACGGGATGGTACTCAGCGTGAAGGGCTGTCAGTGTCTATAGAAGACAAGTTACGCATCGCCAAAAGACTAGATCAATTGGGGATTCCGTTTATTGAAGGTGGTTGGCCCGGTGCCAATCCCAAGGATGTACAATTCTTCTGGCAACTTCAAGAAGATCCGCTCAAACAATCAGAAATTGTCGCATTTTGTTCCACACGCCGCCCCAACACCACTGCTGCGTCTGAACCCATGCTGCAAGCGATTCTGGCGGCTGGTAGTCGTTGGGTGACAATTTTTGGCAAGTCTTGGGATTTGCACGTCACAGCCGGGCTGAAAACGACATTAGAAGAAAATTTGGCGATGATCCGCGATACGATTGAGTACCTCCGCAGCCAAGGGCGACGCGTGATCTATGATGCCGAACATTGGTTTGATGGCTATAAGCACAACCCTGAATATGCTTTACAGACATTAGAGACTGCGATCGCATCTGGTGCAGAGTGGCTAGTCCTCTGTGATACCAATGGCGGGGCTTTACCTCATGAAGTTAGCCAAATTGTTGCAGCCGTCATTAGTCATTTGTCATTTGTCCTTAGTCCAGAACCAATGACAAATGACAAAGCGCAAAGTCAGAGCGCCGGCTTCCGGCGATCTGAACTTTGTAAGACAGGACAAAGGACAATTCCCCAAATTGGCATTCACACTCATAATGATTCCGATATGGCTGTGGCTAATGCTTTAGCTGCTGTCATGGCTGGGGCAACGATGGTACAAGGTACAATCAATGGTTATGGTGAACGTTGTGGTAATGCTAATCTTTGTTCTTTAATTCCCAATTTACAGTTGAAGTTAGGTTATGGCTGTATCGGTGAAGACGAGCTAGCGCAACTTACAGAAGCCAGTCGCTTTGTTAGCGAAGTGGTAAATCTGGCTCCTGATGAACACGCACCATTTGTTGGTCGGTCAGCATTTGCTCACAAAGGTGGTATTCATGTATCCGCAGTGGAACGCAATCCCCTCACTTACGAACACATTCAGCCAGAACAAGTAGGGAACCGTCGCCGCATTGTGATTTCCGAACAATCTGGACTCAGTAATGTGTTAGCCAAAGCCCGAACTTTTGGCATTGAATTAGATCCAAATCAACCAGAAGCAAGGCAAATTCTGCAAAAAATGAAGGATTTGGAGAGTGAAGGCTATCAATTTGAAGCCGCAGAAGCCAGTTTTGCCCTGTTGATGCACGAAGCTTTAGGTAATCGTCCCCAGTTTTTTGAAGTTAAGGGTTTTCAAGTCCACTGTGACTTAATTGAAGGTAAGGCAAGCAGCAGCGCCCTAGCGACAATTAAAGTAGCTGTTAATGGTAAAAATATTTTAGAAGCCGCCGAAGGTAATGGCCCTGTGGCAGCTTTAGATGCGGCTTTACGCAAAGCGCTGTTAAACTTTTATCCCCAAATCGCCGATTTTGAGTTGACAGATTACAAAGTCCGTATTCTCAATGGGCACACAGGTACAGCAGCCAAAACCCGAGCATTAGTAGAATCGGGTAACGGTCATCAACGCTGGACGACAGTAGGGGTTTCGCCAAATATTTTAGAGGCTTCCTATCAAGCTGTGGTAGAAGGACTGGAGTATGGTTTATTACTGCATTCTCAAACCGAAGCCCAGTTTCCTGCTATCCAGAAGCCAAAAATCGAAAATACAAAAATTGCAGAATCTTGA
- the def gene encoding peptide deformylase, translating to MAELIPIIQLGNPILRQKASLIDNVQSEVVKNLIEDLLVTVARSNGVGIAAPQIAESYRLFIVASRPNPRYPNAPEMKPTAMINPKIIGHSTEMIKGWEGCLSVPGVRGLVPRYQKIQVEYTDRNGELQQQELTDFVARIFQHEYDHLEGIVFVDRLESTQDMMTEQEYQQRIVNNL from the coding sequence ATGGCTGAATTAATTCCAATCATTCAATTAGGGAATCCCATACTACGTCAAAAAGCTAGTTTGATTGATAATGTTCAAAGCGAAGTTGTAAAAAATCTAATTGAAGATTTACTGGTAACGGTAGCTCGGTCTAATGGCGTGGGAATTGCTGCACCACAAATAGCCGAATCATATCGCTTATTTATTGTAGCTTCCCGCCCTAACCCTAGATATCCAAATGCTCCAGAGATGAAACCAACAGCAATGATTAATCCGAAAATCATTGGGCATTCTACAGAAATGATTAAAGGTTGGGAAGGTTGTTTGAGTGTTCCCGGTGTTAGGGGCTTAGTTCCTAGATATCAGAAAATTCAGGTGGAATATACTGACCGCAATGGTGAATTGCAACAACAAGAATTAACTGATTTCGTAGCTCGAATTTTTCAACACGAATACGATCATCTTGAGGGTATTGTATTTGTTGACCGCTTAGAAAGTACTCAAGACATGATGACAGAACAGGAATATCAACAGCGAATAGTTAATAATCTTTAA
- a CDS encoding HhoA/HhoB/HtrA family serine endopeptidase produces the protein MKINKICCAAQNIDTKGLRQKQERNSMMSMLLKVSLVVFLGGCSLLPGKTFGKQESDAQSQAAPQSTTNPDSAIVPPPIFSSSNDPNFVVGVVQKVGSAVVRIDSSRTVASQTPEEFEDPFFRRFFGELPSQPRQRVERGSGSGFIISSSGEILTNSHVVDGADSVTVTLKDGRTFNGKVLGEDPVTDVAVIKIAANNLPTLALGNSDGLQPGEAVIAIGNPLGLNNTVTSGIISATGRSSSDIGASDKRVDYLQTDAAINPGNSGGPLLNVRGQVIGMNTAIIRGAQGLGFAIPVNTAQRIAQELIANGKVDHPYLGVQMVTLTPEIRERINNELGDRINLTADKGVLLIKIVPRSPASVAGLRTGDVIRSINNQPVNKIEDVQKLVENSKIGNPLQMQVERDGQVTQIAVKPAPLPVRRES, from the coding sequence ATGAAGATAAACAAAATTTGCTGTGCAGCCCAAAATATTGATACCAAAGGTTTACGCCAGAAGCAGGAAAGAAATAGTATGATGTCGATGCTTTTAAAAGTAAGTTTAGTGGTGTTTCTGGGAGGTTGCTCTCTTTTACCTGGTAAGACCTTTGGGAAGCAAGAAAGTGATGCTCAGTCACAAGCAGCACCTCAAAGCACAACTAACCCTGATTCGGCAATTGTGCCACCACCCATTTTTTCATCCTCTAACGATCCTAACTTTGTAGTGGGAGTAGTACAAAAAGTTGGCTCGGCTGTAGTTCGCATTGATTCTTCGCGAACCGTAGCTTCTCAGACCCCAGAGGAATTTGAAGATCCATTTTTTCGGCGGTTTTTTGGCGAACTACCATCGCAGCCGCGACAACGGGTAGAACGTGGTAGTGGTTCTGGATTTATTATTAGTTCCTCTGGTGAAATTTTGACCAATTCCCATGTAGTAGACGGTGCTGATAGTGTAACTGTCACCCTCAAAGATGGCCGGACATTTAACGGTAAAGTACTGGGAGAAGATCCGGTAACCGATGTAGCTGTCATCAAAATTGCGGCGAATAATCTGCCAACTCTGGCTTTAGGTAACTCCGATGGCTTGCAACCAGGGGAAGCTGTAATCGCTATTGGGAATCCTTTAGGTTTAAACAATACAGTCACATCTGGGATTATTAGTGCTACAGGTCGCTCTAGCAGTGATATAGGTGCTAGTGATAAGCGTGTTGATTATCTACAAACTGATGCAGCGATTAATCCTGGTAACTCTGGCGGGCCATTGCTGAATGTACGTGGACAAGTGATTGGGATGAACACAGCTATTATCCGTGGCGCGCAAGGTTTGGGATTTGCTATTCCTGTGAACACTGCACAAAGAATTGCCCAAGAATTAATTGCTAACGGCAAAGTAGATCATCCTTATTTGGGTGTGCAAATGGTGACGCTAACACCCGAAATTCGCGAAAGAATTAATAATGAATTAGGCGATCGCATTAACCTGACAGCAGATAAAGGCGTTCTATTGATTAAGATTGTCCCACGCTCTCCCGCTTCTGTTGCTGGATTAAGAACTGGTGATGTGATTCGGAGTATTAATAATCAGCCTGTAAATAAAATAGAAGACGTGCAAAAGCTTGTAGAAAATAGCAAAATTGGTAATCCTTTACAAATGCAAGTAGAACGCGATGGGCAAGTTACTCAAATAGCAGTCAAACCTGCTCCTTTACCAGTGCGGCGTGAAAGTTGA